In the genome of Diaphorobacter sp. HDW4A, the window CATGGAACTGATTGTTTGATCGTGAAATAGCCATGCGGATATAACTGACGGATTAAGAATTTCCTCTTGACTATATTCGAACTGCTTGATTAGTTTCTCTTGAATAGGGGACTTGCGATGCAGCATAACGAGTGAATTTATTTCTCGTACAAGGTAATCGCTGTGTGTGCTTGCCACCACACGCAGACCTGAATTCACAAGTCTTGCTATTACGCGCGCCATCATTCGCTGATTTGCGGGATGCAAATTTAACTCTGGTTCGTCAATCATTAGAACATCGCCAGGTTGAGCGTCAAATTCTAAATATGCCCAAAGTCCAAATAAGCTTTTGACGGTGGATGAGGTGAGGTGTAAATCAAGTTTTGGCGGTGCCTCAGAACTTTTTCTGGATTTTCTGGGTAAGAAGGTAATGGAGCCTTCAGAGTCAACGTCATATCGACCGCCGATTATTTTTTTTATGCCCTCTGCGTGATCGTGAAAAGGGCCTTTTTTCTTTTTTCTTGTTTCTGGTAAATCATTGAGCCAGTCGATGTAGTCGGCTATTGGGCGTGCGTAACGAGAAGATACGAAGTCGTTTATTAATTCAGATAAATTAATCTCTTTGTCTTTTTTAGATGCATGATGCAAGAGTGCGGTGCGACGGCTTGCTAAATCTTTGTAGAAGAGGTGTAATCCATTCCGCTCCGCTGGAATGAGAAATACGTTTTGCCGGGCAGGAATTCCGATTAGGTGACGTACAATAATTTCGCTCACGAAAAATTCTGAGCCGGAAAGTGCGGTATTTTGGATGATTTCAACTTTGCTTGAATCAGCCTTTTTGGTGACGCGAATAAATTGATTTTTATCTCGGCCTAACTCTATTGACGAATTTAATGGACGCGCGATTGCTTGCTCCAATAAGTTATAGAAGTCTATATCCCAATCAAAGCCGCTGCCTTTGAAAATGTCTGGTGAGCTATTAAACGCTGAGGGAAGGTTGTCCGCTACTTCTTTGTTGAACAGTTTGACAAATGATCCGCCGTGCTCGAGTGCCCAAAGCTGGAGGTCCCACGTTACGTGTCCCTCCTTTGCAAGGTCTTTGACGGTCTGATCCATTCCTGGGAGCCGCGGCGTGTGCGTGCGTGACAGAAAGGCGTATAGGGCGTACATCACCCAAGTTTTGCCGGTGTTGTTTTGACCACAGACGAGCGTAAGAGGTTTGAATTCAATCGCACCGGCGTCTTGAGACAGGCAGCCCAGCTTCTTGGGCCGAAAGCGCCAGCTAACTAGGTCGAGCCGTTGAGGTGTTTGGTCTTGCATTTCTTGAGGCCGATGTTCTGACAGTAAAAATTAGTTCCGCAATCTTAACTATGTCTCGGTTGCAGCAGCTTTCGTTGTTTGGTTGGCGAGTGCGCTCAGCGCATAGTCAGCCCACTCCTGCATGATCACAGCGCGCTTTTCCAACATATCGGCGCGCCGGTAAGCGGCCTCTGTCTTGGTGTCGATGCTGTGCGCAAGGCACAGCTCCACCGCATCGCGCGGGTGGTGCGTGGTTTCTCCGGCCCAATCTCTGAACGTCGAGCGGAAGCCGTGTGGCACGGCGGCAAGATGGTGCTTGCGCATCAGCACCGTGAGGGCCATATCTGAGAGCGGCCCATTCCTGACAGATGGAAAGACGAATTCTCGATCTCTGAATGCGGATTGACCTTCGATGATGGCCAGCGCTTGGGTGGAAAGTGGCACGCGGTGCGCGCGTCCTGCTTTCATGCGTTCGGCGGGGATGGTCCACACGCCTGCATCAAGGTCGAGTTCTTCCCAGCGCATATAGCGCGCCTCGCTCGAGCGTGCGGCGGTGAGGATGAGGAGGCGAAGGGCTCGGGCGCTTTGGCCGCCGAACGTGGAAATCTCGCTGTAGACCTTGGGTAAATCATCGAACGGTATCGCTGCCAGGTGTTTGACGGGTGCCACCTTCTTGGGGTTGGGTAGGACGTGCTGTAGTTGTCCGCGCCAGCGGGCAGGGTTAGGGCCGGATCTGTGGCCATGAGCTGCTGCCCAGTCGAGCACCTGCTCGATGCGACCACGAACGCGCGAGGCTGTCTCGGTTTTCGTTTTCCAGATGGGGGTGATGCACCGCAGAACGTGCGCAGCATCGATCTCGGAAACGAACACGTCGCCAATCTTGGGGTAGGCGTACATCTTGAGGGTGTTACGCCACTGCTGTGGATGCTTGGCGTTGCGCCACGTCGATTCGTGCTCTGTGATGTATGCCTCTGCCGCGTCTTGAAACGGGAGCTGCTTCGCGGCCGCGCGACGTGCGGCCTCGCGCTCGTCGCTGCGTGCTTTGAGTGGGTCTGTGCCGCTGTCTCGCAAGCCCATTGCCGCGCGCGCTGCTTCTCGGGCGGAGGCGAGAGTCACGGCCGGATAACTGCCGAGGCCCATGCGTCGCCGGTGGTGCATGAACACATAGCGGTAGACCCAGACGCGGGACCCGCCGATGATCTGTAGATACAAGCCAGTCACGCCGCCGACCGCGTGCGCGCCGTCTTCGCGCAGACGCGACACCTCCAGAGCCGTCATTTCAAGAATTCGCTTGGGCATCTCATTTATGGGCCATCACATAGGCCATAAAACATTGATTTGGGGATGAAAGTCGATTGAATGGTGGATGAAGAAATACTGTATATAACACCATATATCGCAGCGTAACACATTGATTTTCAACGGTCAATCTGGCGCGTTTGGACATGAAAAAGCGCCATCGTGTGGCGCTATTTTTGGCGGGGGCGGAGGAGAGCAGGAGTCGAACCTACCGACCGCGCGTGGCGCAATCCACCGGGTTTGAAGCCCGGGCGCCCCACCAGGGACGTTTCTCTTCCAATATGCATGCAGTGTCTGTTGTTGCCCTGACCTTATACGCCGCTGTCGAACAGCGACGTGCCGGGGCGCAGCAGGTGCTGGTCCTTGACGCGGCGGGTGAAGCCGACGCGGTCAAAAAATTCCAGCAACTGGATCGCACGTTTG includes:
- a CDS encoding AAA family ATPase, with protein sequence MQDQTPQRLDLVSWRFRPKKLGCLSQDAGAIEFKPLTLVCGQNNTGKTWVMYALYAFLSRTHTPRLPGMDQTVKDLAKEGHVTWDLQLWALEHGGSFVKLFNKEVADNLPSAFNSSPDIFKGSGFDWDIDFYNLLEQAIARPLNSSIELGRDKNQFIRVTKKADSSKVEIIQNTALSGSEFFVSEIIVRHLIGIPARQNVFLIPAERNGLHLFYKDLASRRTALLHHASKKDKEINLSELINDFVSSRYARPIADYIDWLNDLPETRKKKKGPFHDHAEGIKKIIGGRYDVDSEGSITFLPRKSRKSSEAPPKLDLHLTSSTVKSLFGLWAYLEFDAQPGDVLMIDEPELNLHPANQRMMARVIARLVNSGLRVVASTHSDYLVREINSLVMLHRKSPIQEKLIKQFEYSQEEILNPSVISAWLFHDQTISSMPINDTEGIDAETFDEEIHALNDTSDRIYYAYQESGDNGADE
- a CDS encoding site-specific integrase; the protein is MTALEVSRLREDGAHAVGGVTGLYLQIIGGSRVWVYRYVFMHHRRRMGLGSYPAVTLASAREAARAAMGLRDSGTDPLKARSDEREAARRAAAKQLPFQDAAEAYITEHESTWRNAKHPQQWRNTLKMYAYPKIGDVFVSEIDAAHVLRCITPIWKTKTETASRVRGRIEQVLDWAAAHGHRSGPNPARWRGQLQHVLPNPKKVAPVKHLAAIPFDDLPKVYSEISTFGGQSARALRLLILTAARSSEARYMRWEELDLDAGVWTIPAERMKAGRAHRVPLSTQALAIIEGQSAFRDREFVFPSVRNGPLSDMALTVLMRKHHLAAVPHGFRSTFRDWAGETTHHPRDAVELCLAHSIDTKTEAAYRRADMLEKRAVIMQEWADYALSALANQTTKAAATET